In Erythrobacter sp. F6033, a single genomic region encodes these proteins:
- a CDS encoding SRPBCC family protein: MRFTHLVAATFAGCLAATPLAAEVTEQDSNGFVTRDVALVEATPKEVWLALITPSTWWNKAHTWSGDSANLQLRPQAGGCFCETIPEVEDDDRITLEGSVEHMRVIQSYPERAMRLSGALGPLQSEPVTGVLTIAISEVEQGTQIVWEYHVGGRMRYEVPVISKAVDGVMSQQLNGLAKLLGRVGGGEAEEPVEETDTDGADEGDEAADQPEAEADEVSNVDEAFGDLSDPG, encoded by the coding sequence ATGCGTTTCACTCATCTTGTCGCCGCGACATTTGCGGGTTGTCTGGCTGCGACACCACTTGCGGCCGAAGTCACCGAACAAGATAGCAACGGCTTCGTTACGCGCGATGTTGCGCTTGTCGAGGCGACGCCCAAGGAAGTGTGGCTCGCGCTGATCACGCCATCGACGTGGTGGAACAAGGCCCACACTTGGTCGGGCGATTCCGCCAATCTGCAATTGCGACCGCAGGCTGGCGGTTGCTTCTGCGAAACCATTCCCGAAGTCGAAGATGACGATCGCATTACTCTCGAAGGCAGTGTCGAGCACATGCGTGTGATCCAGTCGTACCCTGAACGCGCGATGCGTTTGTCCGGTGCGCTCGGCCCACTGCAAAGCGAACCGGTGACCGGCGTTCTCACTATTGCAATCAGCGAAGTCGAACAGGGCACTCAGATCGTATGGGAATACCATGTCGGTGGCCGTATGCGGTATGAAGTTCCCGTTATCTCAAAAGCAGTCGATGGTGTGATGAGCCAGCAGCTAAATGGCCTGGCGAAATTGCTGGGACGTGTGGGTGGAGGTGAGGCTGAAGAGCCCGTTGAGGAAACCGACACAGATGGTGCGGACGAAGGCGATGAGGCTGCTGATCAGCCTGAGGCCGAGGCCGATGAGGTTAGCAATGTCGATGAGGCATTCGGAGACCTTTCCGATCCTGGCTGA
- the rpmD gene encoding 50S ribosomal protein L30 gives MAAKKTVKIKQIGSPIRRPESQRKILIGLGLNKMHKVVERQDTPEVRGAVAKIPHLAVIVD, from the coding sequence ATGGCTGCCAAGAAAACAGTAAAGATCAAGCAGATCGGTTCGCCGATCCGCCGTCCAGAAAGCCAGCGTAAGATCCTGATCGGTCTTGGGCTTAACAAGATGCATAAAGTCGTGGAGCGTCAGGATACCCCTGAAGTTCGCGGCGCGGTCGCTAAGATCCCGCATCTTGCAGTGATCGTGGACTAA
- the secY gene encoding preprotein translocase subunit SecY, translating into MASRADNIASNMNLGNFAQATELRQRIWFTIGALIVFRFLSYVPLPGVNPAALQNLADLGRGGVLELFNTFSGGSLERMSLIALGVMPYITASIVVQMASALHPTLAALKKEGATGRQKLNQYTRYGTVFLCAIQGYFLAAGLESFSSQNNIAAVVEPGYMFRVGAVISLVGGTMFLLWLGEQITSRGIGNGVSLIIMAGIVAQFPTFASNLFEGGRTGSIAPGIIIFFIIMVVVLILLISFVERAQRRLLVKYPKRATQNGMAQQDNSYLPLKLNTAGVIPPIFASSLLLLPLTISQFAGNSVDGESGVGGFIVTLNQYLQHGQPIYMTLYGLGIIFFTFFYTAVVFNPEERAEDLKKGGGFIPGIRPGKRTADYLEYVLTRITVVGAMYLTLVCVVPEYMIAQTGIPLFLGGTSLLIVVNVTVDTLSQIQSHLLAHQYGDLIKKAKLKGRTR; encoded by the coding sequence ATGGCTTCACGCGCCGATAACATCGCCAGCAATATGAACCTGGGCAATTTTGCTCAGGCGACCGAGCTGCGCCAACGCATTTGGTTCACAATCGGTGCGCTGATCGTTTTCCGTTTCTTGAGCTACGTGCCGCTCCCGGGGGTTAACCCGGCTGCGCTGCAAAACCTTGCCGATTTGGGCCGGGGCGGCGTGCTCGAACTGTTCAACACATTTTCAGGCGGCAGCCTTGAGCGGATGAGCCTCATCGCGCTCGGCGTGATGCCTTACATCACCGCGTCGATCGTGGTGCAGATGGCTTCGGCGCTGCATCCAACGCTTGCTGCTCTCAAGAAAGAGGGCGCAACAGGCCGTCAGAAGCTGAACCAGTACACCCGTTACGGCACAGTCTTCCTGTGTGCGATCCAGGGGTACTTCCTTGCTGCGGGTCTTGAGAGTTTCTCGAGCCAAAACAACATCGCAGCCGTGGTCGAGCCGGGCTATATGTTCCGCGTTGGTGCTGTGATCAGCCTCGTTGGCGGCACCATGTTCCTGCTGTGGTTGGGTGAACAGATCACCTCACGCGGCATCGGTAACGGCGTTTCGCTGATCATTATGGCGGGTATCGTTGCCCAGTTCCCGACCTTTGCAAGCAACCTTTTCGAAGGTGGCCGTACGGGTTCGATCGCACCAGGTATCATCATTTTCTTCATCATCATGGTTGTGGTGTTGATCTTGCTGATCTCCTTTGTGGAAAGGGCGCAGCGCAGGCTCTTGGTGAAATATCCGAAACGCGCGACGCAAAACGGCATGGCTCAGCAGGACAATTCTTACCTGCCGCTGAAGCTTAACACCGCAGGTGTTATTCCTCCGATCTTTGCCAGCTCGCTGTTGCTGCTGCCGCTTACAATTTCGCAGTTCGCTGGTAACTCGGTTGATGGCGAGAGCGGTGTCGGCGGCTTTATCGTGACGCTGAACCAGTATCTTCAGCACGGCCAGCCAATCTACATGACGCTGTATGGCCTCGGCATCATCTTCTTCACCTTCTTCTACACCGCAGTGGTCTTCAACCCCGAAGAACGCGCGGAAGACCTGAAGAAGGGTGGCGGTTTCATTCCGGGTATCCGTCCGGGTAAGCGCACCGCTGATTATCTTGAATATGTTCTGACACGTATCACTGTCGTCGGTGCGATGTATCTGACACTCGTTTGCGTTGTGCCGGAATATATGATCGCGCAAACTGGCATTCCGCTATTCCTTGGTGGCACCAGCTTGCTGATCGTTGTGAACGTCACAGTCGATACATTGAGCCAGATTCAATCGCATCTTCTGGCGCACCAATATGGCGATCTTATCAAGAAAGCTAAGCTCAAAGGTCGCACGCGCTAA
- the rplO gene encoding 50S ribosomal protein L15 — protein MKLTDIRDNEGARKGRMRVGRGIGSGKGKTAARGQKGQKSRSGVAIKGFEGGQMPLHMRLPKRGFNNPFGKDYAEVNIGMIQKFIDEKKLDGKKDITEDALRACGLVRGGKDGVRLLGKGEIKAKAKFIVTGATKGAVAAVEKAGGSVEVTAPTNLERKAAKAEAKEAKANKKK, from the coding sequence ATGAAACTTACAGACATCCGTGACAATGAAGGCGCCCGTAAAGGTCGCATGCGCGTGGGCCGTGGTATCGGTTCAGGCAAAGGCAAAACCGCTGCTCGCGGTCAGAAGGGTCAAAAGTCCCGTTCTGGCGTAGCGATCAAGGGCTTTGAAGGCGGCCAGATGCCGCTTCACATGCGTCTTCCAAAGCGCGGCTTCAACAACCCGTTCGGCAAAGACTATGCCGAGGTGAACATCGGCATGATCCAGAAATTCATCGACGAGAAAAAGCTCGATGGAAAGAAAGACATCACCGAAGACGCGCTTCGTGCATGTGGTCTGGTTCGCGGCGGCAAAGACGGCGTTCGTTTGCTCGGCAAAGGTGAAATCAAGGCGAAAGCCAAGTTCATCGTTACCGGAGCGACCAAGGGTGCAGTTGCAGCGGTTGAGAAAGCCGGCGGTAGCGTCGAAGTAACGGCTCCGACCAATCTTGAACGCAAAGCGGCTAAGGCCGAGGCGAAAGAAGCCAAAGCGAACAAGAAGAAGTAA
- the rplR gene encoding 50S ribosomal protein L18: protein MAKLSLFERRRRRVRSALRARSGDKPRLSVHRTGRHIYAQVIDDAQGRTVAAASTLGAKASGANVDAAVKVGKDIAAAAKKAGVTTVVFDRGGFLFHGRVKALADAAREGGLEF, encoded by the coding sequence ATGGCAAAGCTCTCTCTCTTTGAACGTCGCCGCCGCCGGGTGCGCTCTGCGCTCCGTGCTCGCTCGGGTGACAAGCCGCGTCTGTCGGTTCACCGCACCGGTCGCCACATTTACGCTCAGGTCATCGATGATGCCCAGGGCCGCACTGTGGCTGCTGCCTCTACTCTTGGTGCGAAAGCATCGGGTGCCAATGTTGATGCGGCCGTAAAGGTTGGCAAAGACATCGCAGCCGCAGCCAAGAAAGCTGGCGTGACCACTGTCGTGTTCGATCGCGGCGGGTTCCTGTTCCATGGCCGCGTTAAGGCGCTGGCCGATGCCGCTCGCGAAGGCGGGCTGGAGTTCTGA
- a CDS encoding adenylate kinase has product MNIILLGPPGAGKGTQSAGLVERHGMRQLSTGDMLRAAVKAQTPVGVKAKAVMDRGELVSDEIVSELIDANLAEMDAGTGAIFDGYPRTEAQAEQLDTILSKHNRSLDHVIELGVDVDALVERITGRFSCANCGALYHDTANPPSKEGVCDNCGSTEFKRRPDDNEETVRTRMEEYRAKTAPILPGYEARGIVTRVDGMAGIDEVAGAIDAILK; this is encoded by the coding sequence GTGAACATTATTCTTCTTGGCCCTCCTGGCGCTGGCAAAGGCACTCAGAGCGCTGGTTTGGTGGAACGTCACGGCATGCGTCAGCTTTCGACCGGCGATATGCTTCGCGCTGCGGTTAAAGCGCAGACCCCGGTTGGCGTTAAAGCCAAGGCCGTAATGGATCGCGGTGAGCTCGTTTCGGATGAGATCGTTTCAGAATTGATCGATGCCAATTTGGCGGAGATGGACGCTGGCACCGGCGCAATCTTTGATGGCTATCCGCGCACTGAAGCGCAGGCCGAACAGCTCGACACAATTCTCTCCAAGCATAATCGCAGTCTTGATCATGTGATTGAACTGGGCGTCGATGTCGACGCTTTGGTAGAGCGGATCACAGGCCGTTTTTCGTGCGCCAATTGCGGTGCGCTGTATCATGACACCGCCAATCCGCCTTCGAAAGAAGGCGTGTGCGACAATTGCGGCTCGACCGAATTCAAACGCCGTCCTGACGACAACGAAGAAACCGTCCGCACACGGATGGAAGAGTATCGCGCAAAAACTGCGCCGATCCTCCCGGGCTATGAGGCTCGCGGCATTGTGACCCGCGTTGATGGCATGGCTGGCATCGACGAAGTCGCAGGCGCAATCGACGCAATCCTCAAATAA
- the rpsE gene encoding 30S ribosomal protein S5, whose protein sequence is MMADEKKTEEAATEAVTPEVTETPEAPAVAETPSEAADNQSAAAEPTAQPTEAPAAEAPKQGRGGRGRGGNDRGGKGRGRGGRDGGRGRREEEDDGIIEKLVHINRVSKTVKGGKRFGFAALVVVGDGQGRVGFGKGKAREVPEAITKATAAARKKMIRVALKEGRTLHHDANGRFGAGKVTVRTAPPGTGIIAGGPMRAVFESLGVADVVTKSVGTSNPYNMIRATFDALVNQTSPKSVAQRRGKKVADLLGRGGADKAEAEADAAAIAE, encoded by the coding sequence ATGATGGCTGACGAAAAGAAAACCGAAGAAGCAGCGACCGAAGCTGTGACGCCGGAAGTAACCGAAACACCGGAAGCTCCGGCTGTTGCGGAAACTCCATCGGAAGCGGCTGACAATCAGTCTGCTGCTGCCGAGCCTACCGCTCAACCCACCGAAGCTCCTGCAGCCGAAGCCCCTAAGCAGGGTCGTGGTGGTCGTGGTCGCGGTGGCAACGATCGTGGCGGCAAAGGCCGTGGTCGTGGTGGACGTGATGGTGGCCGTGGCCGCCGCGAGGAAGAAGATGATGGCATCATCGAGAAACTCGTGCACATCAACCGCGTCTCGAAAACGGTGAAGGGTGGTAAGCGTTTTGGCTTTGCTGCGCTCGTCGTTGTCGGTGACGGTCAGGGCCGCGTAGGCTTCGGCAAGGGTAAGGCTCGCGAAGTTCCTGAAGCGATCACCAAAGCAACTGCTGCGGCTCGCAAGAAGATGATCCGCGTTGCGCTTAAAGAAGGCCGCACGCTGCATCACGACGCAAATGGTCGTTTCGGTGCCGGCAAAGTGACCGTCCGCACAGCGCCTCCGGGTACCGGCATCATCGCCGGTGGTCCGATGCGTGCCGTTTTCGAAAGCCTCGGCGTTGCCGACGTTGTGACCAAGTCGGTCGGTACGTCCAACCCGTATAACATGATCCGCGCCACTTTCGACGCGCTTGTAAACCAGACTTCACCAAAGTCGGTAGCACAGCGTCGCGGTAAAAAAGTCGCTGACCTTCTGGGTCGCGGCGGCGCTGACAAGGCCGAGGCTGAAGCCGACGCCGCAGCAATCGCGGAGTAA